One genomic region from Hemiscyllium ocellatum isolate sHemOce1 chromosome 13, sHemOce1.pat.X.cur, whole genome shotgun sequence encodes:
- the LOC132821609 gene encoding C-C motif chemokine 25-like, whose protein sequence is MKQTFVVLICLSIVASVILAVPTPRRKSCCRRHSKSIPVQKNIEDYRIQENDGRCRIKAVVFTVKKKQICSNPDDVRVKKLLEKLSQTEQKR, encoded by the exons ATGAAGCAAACTTTTGTGGTGCTGATTTGTCTCAGTATCGTTGCCTCGGTTATATTAGCAG TTCCTACTCCAAGACGAAAGAGCTGCTGCCGGCGTCACTCAAAATCAATCCCTGTCCAGAAGAATATTGAGGACTATCGCATTCAGGAAAACGATGGTCGCTGCAGAATTAAAGCTGTGGT ATTCAcagtaaaaaaaaagcagatCTGTTCAAACCCAGATGATGTCAGAGTGAAGAAACTTCTGGAAAAGCTTTCCCAAACAGAACAGAAGAGATGA